A stretch of Pseudoprevotella muciniphila DNA encodes these proteins:
- the ubiE gene encoding bifunctional demethylmenaquinone methyltransferase/2-methoxy-6-polyprenyl-1,4-benzoquinol methylase UbiE, which translates to MSYKQEHIKPYDAAGEKGGQVEQMFDNISHSYDLLNHLLSFGIDKRWRKAAIKSLEPFHPKQILDVATGTGDFAILAAKQLSPERLLGTDISEGMLNVGRKKVKKAGLENIVTFQKDDCMSLSLADDEFDAVMVAYGVRNFPDLDKGLREMRRVMKPGGRLVIIELTAPRKFPMKQLFWCYSHLFMPAVGRLFSKDKRAYKYLPATMEAFPQGEKMKEILTNAGYQDVTFKRFTFGLSTLYCATK; encoded by the coding sequence ATGTCGTATAAGCAAGAACATATAAAGCCTTACGATGCTGCAGGTGAAAAGGGCGGACAGGTAGAACAGATGTTCGACAACATCTCGCATAGCTACGACTTGTTGAACCATTTGCTCTCTTTCGGAATAGACAAGCGATGGCGCAAGGCTGCCATAAAATCGCTCGAGCCCTTTCATCCTAAGCAGATTCTCGATGTGGCTACAGGTACAGGCGATTTCGCCATATTAGCCGCCAAACAACTCTCGCCTGAACGACTTTTAGGTACAGACATTTCAGAAGGTATGCTCAATGTTGGTCGTAAGAAAGTGAAGAAAGCCGGTCTGGAAAACATCGTTACATTTCAGAAGGACGACTGTATGAGCCTTTCGCTGGCAGACGATGAGTTTGATGCCGTTATGGTGGCATACGGCGTAAGAAACTTCCCCGACCTCGACAAAGGGTTGCGCGAAATGCGCCGCGTGATGAAGCCGGGCGGGCGACTCGTCATCATTGAACTTACAGCCCCACGAAAATTCCCCATGAAACAGTTGTTCTGGTGTTATTCCCACCTGTTCATGCCCGCCGTAGGCCGTCTGTTTTCAAAAGACAAACGCGCTTACAAATACCTTCCTGCCACTATGGAAGCCTTTCCGCAAGGCGAAAAAATGAAAGAAATCCTGACCAACGCAGGCTATCAGGATGTTACATTCAAGCGTTTCACCTTCGGACTCAGCACGCTCTATTGTGCAACAAAATAA
- the nagB gene encoding glucosamine-6-phosphate deaminase has protein sequence MRVIIEPDYARLSKWAADYVINKINAANPTAEKPFVLGLPTGSSPIGMYKELVKANKEGRVSFKHVLTFNMDEYVGLPEEHPESYHSFMATNLFNHIDCPKENIHILNGNAPDLEAECEHYEKMIEEAGGIDLFIGGIGPDGHIAFNEPGSSLTSRTRQKTLTTDTRIANSRFFGGDPNNVPAHALTVGVGTVMSAKEVLILCNGHNKARALQAAVEGPVTQMWTISVLQMHRHGIIVCDEPACEELKHGTYNYFKDIEKDQL, from the coding sequence ATGAGAGTAATCATTGAGCCCGATTATGCAAGATTGTCGAAATGGGCTGCCGACTATGTAATCAACAAGATTAACGCTGCCAATCCCACAGCAGAAAAACCTTTCGTTTTGGGTTTGCCGACAGGTTCTTCACCCATCGGTATGTACAAGGAACTGGTAAAGGCAAACAAAGAAGGGCGCGTGTCATTCAAGCATGTCCTGACGTTCAATATGGACGAATATGTAGGTCTGCCTGAAGAACATCCCGAAAGTTACCACAGTTTCATGGCAACGAACCTCTTCAACCACATCGATTGCCCTAAGGAGAATATCCATATCCTCAATGGCAACGCACCCGACCTTGAAGCAGAATGTGAGCACTACGAAAAGATGATAGAAGAGGCTGGAGGCATCGACCTCTTCATCGGTGGTATCGGTCCCGACGGACACATTGCATTCAACGAACCCGGTTCATCTTTGACCAGTCGCACACGTCAAAAGACACTTACCACTGATACACGTATTGCCAACAGCCGTTTCTTCGGAGGCGATCCGAATAATGTGCCGGCACACGCACTAACGGTAGGTGTGGGCACCGTGATGTCTGCAAAAGAAGTGCTTATCCTCTGCAATGGTCATAACAAAGCCCGTGCGCTGCAAGCAGCAGTGGAAGGTCCCGTAACGCAGATGTGGACCATCAGCGTGCTTCAGATGCACCGCCATGGCATCATCGTATGCGATGAACCTGCATGCGAAGAACTCAAGCACGGCACATACAACTATTTCAAAGATATCGAGAAGGACCAGTTGTAA
- a CDS encoding NAD(+) synthase has protein sequence MYNGFIKVAAAVPEVRLADCKRNINAIENMTAQAAAQGVEIVCFPELCLTGYSCQDLFQQQLLLENAETGLLSLMEFSRSFSIVMIVGLPFSHEGVLYNCAAIIQKGKIAGIVPKSYIPNYKEFYEERWFTSGLEIPRGMTVNFCGQTVPFGIDLIFEMSHCSFGVEICEDLWTQIPPSSYLTLQGAEMVFNLSASNEVVSKNAYLRSLILSQSARCISGYIYAGAGYGESTQDVVFGGLAYIAENGKMMAEGERFCMNEQLVIGEIDVAAMRASRRVNTDFPFNRANNTERYRRIELELDDYTSTNFVLSRTIDPLPFVPSDSRLNKRCEDIINIQSMALARRITHTKAKTVVVGISGGLDSTLALLVCVSAFDKLHKDRHGIVGITMPGFGTTDRTYTNAVNLMQQLGITMHEISIKEACLQHFRDINVNPDNHDVTYENSQARERTQILMDMANKLNGFVVGTGDLSELALGWATYNGDQMSMYGVNSSVPKTLVRHLVRWFAETHADDVSRATLLDIVDTPVSPELIPADEDGNIVQKTEDLVGPYELHDFFLYHTLRNGFRPKKIFYLAKQAFNGKDQRVSLYDSETICKWMTTFFRRFFAQQYKRSCMPDGPKVGSCALSPRGDWRMPSDAQSSAWIDECEEIEASLA, from the coding sequence ATGTACAATGGTTTCATTAAAGTTGCAGCAGCAGTACCGGAGGTGCGTCTTGCCGACTGCAAGCGCAACATCAACGCCATAGAAAACATGACGGCCCAGGCGGCTGCGCAAGGCGTAGAAATAGTATGTTTTCCAGAACTATGTCTTACAGGGTACTCTTGCCAGGACTTGTTCCAACAGCAACTTCTCCTTGAAAATGCTGAGACTGGGCTTTTGAGTCTTATGGAGTTCTCCCGTTCGTTTTCTATAGTAATGATTGTTGGGTTGCCCTTTAGCCATGAAGGCGTTTTATACAACTGTGCCGCCATTATTCAAAAAGGGAAAATAGCCGGCATAGTACCTAAATCGTACATTCCTAACTACAAAGAATTCTACGAAGAACGCTGGTTTACTTCCGGTCTAGAAATTCCTCGTGGCATGACAGTAAACTTCTGCGGTCAGACTGTCCCATTCGGCATAGACCTGATTTTCGAGATGTCGCATTGCAGTTTTGGTGTAGAAATCTGCGAAGACCTCTGGACTCAGATTCCTCCAAGTTCATATCTCACACTTCAAGGCGCAGAAATGGTGTTCAATCTCAGCGCAAGCAACGAAGTAGTCAGCAAGAATGCCTATCTACGCTCACTTATCCTCAGCCAAAGCGCGCGCTGCATCTCGGGATACATTTATGCCGGTGCCGGCTATGGCGAGAGCACACAGGACGTTGTCTTCGGCGGCTTGGCATACATCGCAGAGAACGGTAAGATGATGGCAGAGGGCGAGCGTTTCTGCATGAACGAGCAGTTGGTTATCGGAGAGATCGACGTTGCAGCCATGCGTGCATCACGGCGTGTGAACACCGACTTCCCTTTCAATCGTGCTAACAACACTGAACGCTACCGCCGCATAGAACTTGAACTGGACGACTACACATCAACGAACTTTGTGCTTTCGCGCACCATCGACCCATTGCCTTTTGTGCCGTCCGACAGCAGGCTCAACAAGCGCTGCGAAGACATCATCAACATTCAGTCGATGGCACTTGCACGCCGCATAACACACACTAAAGCAAAAACCGTTGTCGTCGGCATCAGTGGCGGGCTCGACTCTACATTGGCATTGCTGGTATGCGTCTCAGCCTTCGACAAGTTACACAAAGACCGCCATGGCATTGTCGGTATCACTATGCCCGGTTTCGGTACAACCGACCGCACATACACCAACGCTGTGAACCTCATGCAGCAGTTGGGCATCACCATGCACGAAATCAGCATCAAAGAAGCATGCCTGCAACACTTCAGGGACATCAACGTCAATCCCGACAATCACGATGTAACCTATGAGAACAGTCAGGCGCGCGAGCGCACACAGATTCTCATGGATATGGCGAACAAACTGAACGGCTTTGTCGTGGGAACGGGCGACTTAAGCGAATTGGCGCTCGGTTGGGCAACTTACAATGGCGACCAGATGAGCATGTACGGCGTAAATTCTTCCGTGCCCAAGACACTTGTAAGGCACCTTGTGCGCTGGTTTGCTGAAACTCATGCAGACGATGTATCACGAGCCACGTTGCTCGATATCGTTGACACCCCCGTCAGTCCGGAACTTATCCCTGCAGACGAAGACGGAAACATTGTTCAAAAGACAGAAGATTTGGTAGGTCCTTACGAGTTGCACGATTTCTTCCTCTATCACACGTTGCGCAACGGTTTCCGCCCGAAGAAGATTTTCTATCTTGCCAAACAGGCCTTCAATGGTAAAGACCAACGCGTCAGCCTGTACGACAGCGAGACCATTTGCAAATGGATGACCACTTTCTTCCGCCGATTCTTCGCTCAACAGTACAAACGCAGTTGCATGCCCGATGGACCCAAAGTGGGTTCCTGTGCGCTAAGCCCACGCGGTGATTGGCGAATGCCCAGCGACGCACAGTCGTCTGCGTGGATAGATGAATGCGAGGAAATAGAGGCATCGTTGGCATAG
- a CDS encoding diacylglycerol/lipid kinase family protein: MNERKKIIFIVNPTSGTTRKKRIVEKIETKTDKGLFDPSIRFTEYAGHATQLAADAVGEGADIVVAVGGDGTINEVARSLVHTDTSLGIIPCGSGNGLARHLHIPLSVNSALHIINTCEIHRLDYGLCDGRPFFCTCGVGFDAFISEKFANHGKRGPISYAEIMLKEGLRYKPELYVIEDEETKLRYKAYVITCANASQYGNNCYIAPHASMKDGLMDVTMISPFGVIGAPGIVIGMFSKTLPRNSKVKTFKTRKILITRDQEGPYHCDGDPYKGGKQIEIEIVPKALNIVVNPEAHSPYRRVKNLLRTVRLKKDFDK; encoded by the coding sequence ATGAACGAGCGGAAAAAAATAATTTTCATCGTCAACCCCACATCCGGCACAACACGCAAGAAGCGTATTGTGGAAAAGATTGAGACGAAAACAGACAAAGGACTTTTCGACCCATCAATCCGTTTCACGGAATATGCTGGACATGCCACGCAACTCGCGGCTGATGCTGTAGGTGAGGGTGCGGACATCGTGGTTGCCGTAGGTGGCGATGGCACCATCAACGAAGTGGCTCGTTCGCTTGTTCATACCGACACTTCGCTCGGTATCATTCCTTGCGGCTCCGGCAACGGCCTGGCGCGACATCTGCACATACCCTTGTCCGTCAACTCCGCCCTACATATCATCAACACGTGCGAAATCCACCGCTTGGACTATGGTCTTTGCGACGGACGTCCTTTCTTCTGCACATGTGGCGTAGGCTTTGATGCATTTATTAGCGAAAAATTTGCCAACCACGGTAAACGAGGACCTATTTCTTACGCTGAGATCATGCTGAAAGAAGGTTTGAGATACAAGCCTGAACTTTACGTGATAGAGGACGAAGAAACAAAATTGCGTTATAAGGCATATGTAATCACCTGTGCCAACGCCTCACAATACGGCAACAACTGCTATATCGCGCCCCATGCCTCTATGAAAGACGGTCTGATGGATGTAACGATGATAAGCCCGTTCGGTGTAATCGGCGCGCCGGGCATCGTTATCGGAATGTTCAGCAAGACATTGCCAAGAAACAGCAAGGTTAAGACCTTCAAGACCCGAAAGATTTTGATTACTCGCGACCAGGAAGGGCCTTATCATTGCGACGGCGACCCATATAAAGGCGGCAAACAAATAGAGATAGAGATTGTGCCAAAGGCATTGAACATCGTGGTAAACCCGGAAGCACATAGCCCCTACCGACGAGTAAAAAACCTGCTGAGGACTGTGCGACTGAAAAAAGATTTTGACAAATAA
- the spt gene encoding serine palmitoyltransferase — MNLLQERLAKYDLPQRVKAVDAYPYFREIDGKQGTEVDMGGHKVLMFGSNAYTGLTGDERVIEAGVRALRKYGSGCAGSRFLNGTLDIHVQLEKELAAFIGKDDALCFSTGFSVNSGVIACLTGKDDYIICDDRDHASIVDGRRLSFSKQLKYKHNDMADLERKLQSCPDDCVKLIVVDGVFSMEGDLAKLPEIVELKKKYKNVSIMVDEAHSIGVFGKQGRGVCDHFGLADEVDLIMGTFSKSLASIGGFIAADNIIINYLRHNARTYIFSASDTPAATASAMEALHIIQQEPERIERLWDITRYALKEFRKAGFEIGDTESPIIPLYVRDMEKTFFATKYAFDHGIFINPVIPPACAPQDTLVRVALMATHTKEQVDRAVKELSEVFRQLEIPLHPVED; from the coding sequence ATGAATCTTCTACAAGAAAGATTGGCTAAGTACGACCTGCCTCAAAGAGTGAAGGCGGTTGATGCATACCCGTATTTCAGAGAAATAGACGGAAAACAAGGTACGGAAGTCGATATGGGCGGACATAAAGTCCTCATGTTCGGTTCTAATGCCTATACAGGATTAACTGGTGACGAGCGCGTCATAGAAGCCGGCGTGAGAGCCTTGAGAAAATATGGTTCAGGTTGTGCCGGTTCCAGATTTCTCAATGGAACGCTCGATATTCACGTACAGTTGGAGAAAGAACTGGCAGCGTTCATAGGAAAAGACGATGCTTTGTGTTTCAGCACAGGTTTTAGTGTTAATTCCGGCGTCATAGCCTGTCTTACAGGTAAGGATGACTACATCATCTGTGATGACCGCGACCATGCTTCAATCGTAGATGGCAGAAGGCTGTCATTCTCGAAGCAACTCAAATACAAGCACAACGACATGGCAGACCTTGAGCGCAAACTGCAAAGTTGCCCAGATGACTGCGTGAAACTTATCGTTGTGGATGGTGTGTTCTCTATGGAGGGCGATTTGGCAAAACTGCCCGAAATTGTAGAACTCAAGAAAAAGTACAAGAATGTTTCCATCATGGTTGATGAGGCACATAGTATTGGTGTGTTCGGAAAACAGGGCAGGGGAGTGTGCGACCATTTTGGGTTGGCTGACGAGGTGGACCTTATCATGGGTACATTCAGCAAGTCGCTTGCCTCTATCGGCGGATTTATTGCTGCTGACAACATTATCATCAACTATCTCCGTCATAATGCCAGAACATACATTTTCAGTGCCAGCGACACACCTGCAGCAACAGCGTCTGCTATGGAAGCCCTGCACATCATTCAACAGGAACCCGAGCGCATAGAGCGCCTGTGGGATATTACCCGTTATGCACTGAAGGAGTTCCGTAAAGCCGGCTTTGAAATAGGCGATACAGAAAGTCCTATCATTCCGCTCTATGTGCGCGATATGGAAAAGACTTTCTTCGCTACAAAGTACGCTTTTGATCACGGCATTTTTATCAATCCTGTTATCCCACCGGCATGTGCTCCGCAGGACACGCTCGTGAGAGTCGCCCTGATGGCAACGCATACAAAAGAACAGGTGGATCGTGCAGTGAAAGAACTCAGTGAGGTGTTCAGACAACTCGAAATACCTCTCCATCCTGTGGAGGATTGA